The genomic region TATCCGAGATCCCGGATCGTTTGGGCTCGTTGAAAAACCTGAACGACCTCGAAATCCGAGAAAGTAAGAATTTGAAAACGATTCCTTCTTCCTTGGGAGAATTGACCTCGTTGACAAGACTTACGATCGAACGCACCGGAATTTCGACTCTTCCCGATTCTTTGGCCAATCTAAAAAATCTCACCAATCTTTACGTTCAACACAACGAAAAACTCGAGGGACTTCCGGATTGTATCGGTTCCTTACAATCGTTAAAACTTCTCTGGGCGTCCTACAACCGGGAAGGAGAGGATAAAAAAGGAAAACGTCCATTAGGAATTTCGAATGCGATCGGAAATCTGGAAAATTTGGACGAGTTGAATCTTTGTTCGAACGGACTTTCCGAATTGCCGCCCGGTTTGGCCAAACTAAAAAATCTGACCGAACTCGAACTGAACTTCAACGTATTTAAAAATATTCCAGAATGTATCTTCGAAATGGAGAATCTGGAAGTGCTTCAGATGATCTATTGTCCGATCCGTTCGATTCCGAAGGACTTTACCAAACTTGAAAATCTTTCCCGCATCGAACTCGAAGGGCACGAGATCAAAAACGTTCCCGAAGAAATTCTGGAGGAGGGAGTGGAAGCGATCCGGGAATTTTTGAACGATTCTCCCGAAAAAAAAGAAACGAGGTTGATCGTCTCCGAAGGCGAAGATCTCAAACGAAGTTTGGAATCGCACAAGGACGCTCTCGATAAATTTTATCGCGCCGTAAAAGGGAAAATGTATCAGGAGAATACGCGCAAAAAATTCGCGGAACTTCAAAAATATCTTCAAGGGGAAAGCGACGAGGTTCCCAAAACGGTTAAGGACGATCTTTATTACTTTCAACCGATAACGGACGTGTTGAGTTCGTTTCGAAATTGGTCCGCGGTCGATCATCGGATTCTCGCGTACATCACGCAGGGTTCTTGGGCGTTTGATAAGAATAAAAAAGGTTTTTTCGAAAGTTTTTATCGATGGTTGGGCAGGGAAGTTCTGGCGCATCCGGAGGATTCTTCCCTGTTTACCGACGTTTTGAGCGCGCTCAAAAAAATGGGACAGGACGAGGCCGCGATTCTTTCGGAAAGAACGCATAACGTGGACGATTTCGTATTAACGGAAGATAAAAAAATCACTTCGATCGGACGTTATCTTTTGGATCACGGGGAAGAATTGATGCCGCAATTTTTGAAGGACGGTTTGCCTTCTTCGTTTGTGGAATTGTTCGTTCGGGAGGATTTCAAAAAAATAGAACCGCATCTCGAGGAAATCACGAAGATCAAGGAATACGACGGAACCGACGGTAAAAAGCACATTCCGTTGGAGACGTTCGGAATTCTTACCCGAGTAAAACCGGAACTTTTGGAGCCGATCATTCTGGATCGATTGGAGAATATAGACTGTGTTTCTTGCAAAGCCGAGTTGATGTACGATCTTTACGAGGCGATGCCGAAAAAATATTCGGAAAAAACTTTCGAGTTCGCCAAATCGACGTTAGCTTATATTTCCGAAAAGAAAAACTCGAACATAGATCGCGGTTATCGATTTTCTTGGTCTTTGACGAACGGCCGCAGATACGAGGACAATACTCCCGAGTTTATCGAATGGTTGCTTAAGAATTTCGGTTCTTCCCTCAAAGAGGAAGTGTTTGCGTATGTCGAAAAAACGAAGGTCCTGGATTTGAAAGTGACCGCGGTCGCGGTCAAGTATCTCGGTCAAGCCGCGATCGACATAGCCGGTGAAGCCTTGGACATGACGATCAAAAACGAGGATATAGCGGGACATTTCAGACAAACATTCCGGATTCTCTCCGATTTGGATTACGGCAAGTATTACGATAAAACCTGGGAAATCGCGAGGAGCGAATTCAAAAAAGTAAGCGAAACCGCTTGTATGGCCCTGAGCCGATTGCCGGAAGAGGTAGTAGTTCCCAAAGCGATCGAACTTCTCAAGGAAAAACAATCGCACGTCCGCGAAGCCGGAGCTCTTATATTAAGTTTATTGAATACTCCGAAATCGATCCAAGGTTTGAAGGTTCTTATCGAAACCGAAAAAAACGACGCGGTTCGAAACTTCGCTTCGGATCTGATCTACGACCGACCGAATTCGATTTCGATCGCAGAAGCGAAGGCGCGGATCGACGCCGCCAAAAAACTGGGAAAACTCGAAAAGCCGATCGCGAAGTGGTTGGATGAAACGAAACTTCCGAAAATTCTCTGGAAGGATAAAAAACCTCTCGGCCCGGAAGAGGTTCGTTATCTGTTCTATCGACAAAAAACGGTTTCGGAAATCGTCGTGGATAAGGAGTTGCGGGACGTGATCGCGCTCGTGGACAAAAATTCCTGCAAAGAATTTTCCGAAAAACTTTTTGCTTTGATTGGAAAGAACGGAGGTTTTAAGGCGCCGAACCGATTTGCGATCGGAGTTCTCGGAATTTTAGGAAACGATTCCGTCGTTTCTCCGATCGAAACCGTCGCGATCAAGGAAACGAATTTAAACGCATGCGCTTGTTTGGGTTTGATCCGTTCCCTCGAAGCCGCCCTCGCGTTGGATCGGATCGTTCAAAAATTTAAAACGAAATACCCGAACGTAAGAGACGCCGCCCAGGAAGCCTTCGAATCGATCGCGTTCGAAATGGGTCTGACTCCGTACGAACTTCAGGATCGTATGTTGCCCGATTTCGGATTTGCAGGTCTAAGCAAAAAATTGAATATTTCAAAAACGGAATATACTCTAAAGATCTCGCCGAGCCTTTCCTTTGTGTATCTAAACGGGGACGGCAAACCGGTAAAAACCCCGCCGAAACAGAACGAAACCGAAAAGAAAAAACAAAAAGAGGAGAATTCTCTTTTAAAGGAAACCGCGCGGCAATTCTCCAATAACCTGGAAAACTCGATGGTCGTACAAAGAAAATGGTCCGTCGCCGATTGGAAGGAATTTTATCTCAAAAATCCCGTGGCGAACGCGTTCGCTCAGAATTTCGTATGGACGTTCGATTCCAAAGGAAAAGCGGAAACGAATCGGTTTCACTTGGACGGGGATCAAATTCTTAC from Leptospira kmetyi serovar Malaysia str. Bejo-Iso9 harbors:
- a CDS encoding DUF4132 domain-containing protein; this translates as MIRNFIYQKGRSEKFFTIEIASDSKSFTILQGQRYGDAKKPEKETFASKELCKKKTETLVKAKLKEGYEEIPLGIKNVNPFDLKILADAKKQKSEKLKIDVNQSVDLMNEILGLEFLEDLEIHNVSEIPDRLGSLKNLNDLEIRESKNLKTIPSSLGELTSLTRLTIERTGISTLPDSLANLKNLTNLYVQHNEKLEGLPDCIGSLQSLKLLWASYNREGEDKKGKRPLGISNAIGNLENLDELNLCSNGLSELPPGLAKLKNLTELELNFNVFKNIPECIFEMENLEVLQMIYCPIRSIPKDFTKLENLSRIELEGHEIKNVPEEILEEGVEAIREFLNDSPEKKETRLIVSEGEDLKRSLESHKDALDKFYRAVKGKMYQENTRKKFAELQKYLQGESDEVPKTVKDDLYYFQPITDVLSSFRNWSAVDHRILAYITQGSWAFDKNKKGFFESFYRWLGREVLAHPEDSSLFTDVLSALKKMGQDEAAILSERTHNVDDFVLTEDKKITSIGRYLLDHGEELMPQFLKDGLPSSFVELFVREDFKKIEPHLEEITKIKEYDGTDGKKHIPLETFGILTRVKPELLEPIILDRLENIDCVSCKAELMYDLYEAMPKKYSEKTFEFAKSTLAYISEKKNSNIDRGYRFSWSLTNGRRYEDNTPEFIEWLLKNFGSSLKEEVFAYVEKTKVLDLKVTAVAVKYLGQAAIDIAGEALDMTIKNEDIAGHFRQTFRILSDLDYGKYYDKTWEIARSEFKKVSETACMALSRLPEEVVVPKAIELLKEKQSHVREAGALILSLLNTPKSIQGLKVLIETEKNDAVRNFASDLIYDRPNSISIAEAKARIDAAKKLGKLEKPIAKWLDETKLPKILWKDKKPLGPEEVRYLFYRQKTVSEIVVDKELRDVIALVDKNSCKEFSEKLFALIGKNGGFKAPNRFAIGVLGILGNDSVVSPIETVAIKETNLNACACLGLIRSLEAALALDRIVQKFKTKYPNVRDAAQEAFESIAFEMGLTPYELQDRMLPDFGFAGLSKKLNISKTEYTLKISPSLSFVYLNGDGKPVKTPPKQNETEKKKQKEENSLLKETARQFSNNLENSMVVQRKWSVADWKEFYLKNPVANAFAQNFVWTFDSKGKAETNRFHLDGDQILTIEDKPAKIDENAKIYLVHPYLLSEAEKMDWTEKFKTKDVKPTFPQLNRPIYLVPDGDKDKKMSRQFEDGEISGSTFKYRAKKYGWRRGSVVDAGEVSSYKKVFPGEEIEVFVKLQGMNVSAYDYDEQVTIGEFFFVNAGSIKTGSYVYDEPRGEEDFRLHSLQKVNPILYSETVYDLKRILESKGKDDEEE